A single Desulfatibacillum aliphaticivorans DSM 15576 DNA region contains:
- the fliM gene encoding flagellar motor switch protein FliM: MGDILSQDEVDSLLQGISSGEIETEPEEEVSEDGVALYDFANQDRVIRGRMPTLEVVNKRLARMFSSSLSATMRGAADISVRDTNMIKFSEFQSSIPVPANIHMFKMEPLRGHALLVVDTPLVFQLIEYYFGGTPGGALKVEGRDFTRIENQIIRKVVGIFLKDFDDAWAPIYPIKPVYVRSEMNPQFAVIGLPIDLMIIVRFQVELETTEGGMTLAIPYSMLEPIRDKLYSGFQSDNLEADASWRKRVESQVKEVLVEICVELGTAVITAERLMSLRKGDVISLDQFADEPLTAKIQGVPKIAGKAGVVKGSKAIAVEGRITMD, encoded by the coding sequence ATGGGCGATATCTTATCTCAAGATGAAGTTGACAGCTTACTCCAAGGCATTTCATCGGGTGAAATCGAAACCGAGCCGGAAGAGGAGGTGAGCGAGGACGGGGTCGCGCTATACGACTTCGCCAACCAGGACCGGGTCATCCGGGGGCGCATGCCCACCCTGGAAGTGGTGAACAAGCGCCTGGCCCGCATGTTCTCATCCAGCCTGTCCGCCACCATGCGGGGCGCGGCCGACATCTCCGTGCGGGACACCAATATGATCAAGTTTTCCGAATTTCAAAGCTCCATTCCGGTTCCTGCAAACATCCATATGTTTAAAATGGAGCCTTTGCGCGGCCACGCCCTTTTGGTCGTGGACACGCCCCTGGTGTTCCAGCTTATCGAGTATTATTTCGGCGGCACCCCCGGCGGCGCCCTCAAGGTCGAGGGCCGGGATTTCACCCGGATAGAAAACCAGATCATCCGCAAGGTGGTCGGGATATTCCTCAAGGATTTCGATGACGCCTGGGCGCCCATTTACCCCATAAAACCCGTTTACGTCCGGTCGGAAATGAACCCGCAGTTCGCCGTGATCGGGCTTCCCATCGACCTCATGATCATCGTTCGCTTCCAGGTGGAGCTGGAAACCACGGAAGGCGGCATGACCCTGGCTATCCCGTATTCCATGCTGGAACCCATTCGCGACAAGTTGTACTCCGGCTTCCAAAGCGACAACCTGGAAGCGGACGCCAGTTGGAGGAAGCGCGTGGAAAGCCAGGTGAAGGAGGTGTTGGTGGAGATTTGCGTGGAACTGGGCACGGCCGTTATCACGGCGGAGAGACTCATGAGCCTGAGAAAAGGCGACGTGATCTCCCTGGATCAATTCGCGGACGAGCCGCTGACAGCCAAAATCCAGGGAGTGCCCAAGATTGCAGGCAAGGCGGGGGTTGTGAAAGGCTCCAAAGCCATCGCCGTGGAAGGCAGAATCACCATGGATTGA
- a CDS encoding flagellar basal body-associated FliL family protein, producing the protein MADDAQAEGKGGGGLKWILIALIVVVLGAGGFIGFLLMSGGGDAQPAANVPAAPAPAPAGNPNAGAPGIMVEMDSFIVNLRDREGKRYLKAKINFEVPTEAVKAEFTTRKAQIRDVILILLSAKSFAEISRLEGKLQLKEELMARVNQVLSSGRVSNVFFTEFVVQ; encoded by the coding sequence ATGGCAGACGATGCGCAAGCAGAAGGCAAAGGCGGGGGCGGATTAAAGTGGATTCTCATCGCCTTGATCGTGGTGGTTCTTGGGGCCGGGGGCTTTATAGGCTTTTTGCTCATGTCCGGCGGCGGCGACGCTCAGCCGGCCGCCAATGTTCCGGCGGCGCCCGCCCCGGCGCCGGCTGGCAATCCCAACGCCGGAGCGCCCGGCATTATGGTTGAAATGGATTCCTTCATCGTCAACCTCAGGGACCGTGAAGGAAAGCGCTACTTGAAGGCGAAAATCAACTTTGAGGTTCCCACGGAAGCCGTGAAAGCGGAATTTACCACGCGCAAGGCCCAGATTCGGGACGTCATCCTGATTTTGCTGAGCGCCAAATCCTTTGCTGAAATAAGCAGGTTGGAAGGCAAGCTGCAACTTAAAGAGGAGTTGATGGCCCGGGTGAACCAGGTGCTGTCATCCGGCAGGGTGTCCAACGTGTTTTTTACCGAGTTTGTTGTGCAATAA
- a CDS encoding OmpA/MotB family protein yields MGKQPKEIESPDTTMWMVTFADLVTLLMTFFVLLLTMSSMDTKALQTMFTLFAGASGPLDFSPYGKVSPMQGDADMTPGPLDGMSPDNVDMLTTLTEILDNSDYIKEPEAILKRLTVRSRDVVKQLTEKYTDQIYVNEDERGVVLTFDETVMFDPGSSRIRPEMYPLLDVLAQVLKAVSGRVLIIGHSDSTPMHSVQYDSNWDLSLSRALNVLYYFTTEHELSEDRLGVGGMGNTKPIASNKTQAGRDKNRRVEIVITK; encoded by the coding sequence ATGGGAAAACAACCAAAAGAAATCGAATCCCCCGACACCACCATGTGGATGGTGACCTTTGCCGACCTGGTGACTCTGCTCATGACCTTTTTTGTGCTCCTGCTCACCATGTCCTCCATGGACACCAAGGCGCTCCAGACCATGTTCACCCTGTTCGCAGGCGCCAGCGGGCCCTTGGATTTTTCCCCCTACGGCAAGGTCTCCCCCATGCAGGGGGACGCGGACATGACGCCGGGCCCCTTGGACGGCATGAGCCCGGACAATGTGGACATGCTGACCACCCTGACCGAGATTCTGGACAACTCCGACTACATCAAAGAGCCCGAGGCGATTCTCAAAAGGTTGACAGTCAGGTCGCGAGATGTTGTCAAACAATTGACGGAAAAGTACACGGACCAGATTTACGTGAACGAGGACGAACGGGGGGTCGTCCTGACCTTCGACGAGACTGTCATGTTCGATCCGGGGAGTTCCCGGATACGGCCTGAAATGTACCCATTGCTGGATGTATTGGCCCAGGTGCTTAAAGCGGTTTCCGGCAGGGTGCTGATAATCGGACATTCGGACAGCACGCCCATGCACAGCGTGCAGTATGATTCCAATTGGGACCTGAGTCTCTCCCGGGCCCTGAACGTGCTTTATTATTTTACCACGGAGCACGAACTGAGTGAGGACAGATTGGGGGTGGGAGGCATGGGAAACACCAAGCCCATAGCGTCCAACAAGACGCAGGCGGGGCGGGACAAAAACCGCCGGGTTGAAATAGTGATTACCAAATAG
- a CDS encoding OmpA/MotB family protein, translating to MNVSLFIILLAFFIVLNSIAVVDEQAKREALGSLIGSFGILPGGLSPMDAEGKGRSLKPPIHPLMDAEDESLPDFVGLSGESSNQVDIRSTGNGSLISIRDQLLFEDGASSIKPSAKAFLTRLAEIVNADNFPVVITGHTDDRPPEEKGVQSNWELSARRAMAVYRFFYDQYLEQLAAREREANGGVAPVNLPNKYPKRIDVYGCGPSQPVASNDTPQTRALNNRVEILMDKRANYKLQRIYKNKSSGLFVFKKFVFSVLD from the coding sequence ATGAACGTATCTCTGTTTATTATTCTGTTGGCCTTTTTCATCGTGCTGAATTCCATCGCCGTGGTGGACGAACAGGCCAAGCGCGAGGCTTTGGGGTCTCTCATTGGCAGCTTCGGCATATTGCCGGGCGGACTTTCCCCCATGGATGCGGAAGGCAAGGGCCGGTCCCTCAAACCGCCCATCCATCCCTTGATGGATGCTGAAGATGAATCCCTGCCGGATTTTGTGGGCCTGAGCGGCGAGTCCTCCAATCAGGTGGACATCCGGTCAACAGGCAACGGATCGCTCATCAGCATCCGGGACCAGCTCCTTTTTGAAGACGGCGCCTCCAGCATTAAGCCATCGGCGAAGGCCTTTCTCACCAGGCTGGCGGAAATCGTCAATGCAGACAATTTTCCCGTGGTCATCACCGGCCATACGGACGACAGGCCGCCTGAAGAAAAAGGCGTGCAATCAAACTGGGAACTATCCGCCCGCCGGGCCATGGCGGTTTATCGGTTTTTCTACGACCAATATCTGGAGCAGCTTGCCGCCAGGGAAAGGGAGGCTAACGGAGGCGTTGCGCCTGTTAATCTTCCCAACAAATACCCTAAACGCATTGACGTTTACGGCTGCGGTCCCAGCCAGCCTGTGGCCAGCAACGACACTCCCCAGACGAGGGCCTTAAATAACCGGGTGGAAATTCTCATGGATAAAAGGGCGAATTACAAGCTCCAACGAATATACAAAAACAAGTCATCCGGGCTGTTTGTATTTAAGAAATTCGTATTCAGCGTGCTGGATTAG
- a CDS encoding motility protein A, with translation MDIATILGVVGSFVLVVLAIGPSGLGAFINVPSLIIVVGGTMGATMINYPLKEILGIVGVAMKTVFAKEASAKDTIAKFMDFAQKARREGILSLEGDIKELEDEFMKKGIQLAIDGLEPNAIREIMETEINYTMNRHKLGADIFTTIGTFAPALGMVGTLIGLVQMLQSMEDPSSIGPAMAVALLTTFYGAILANIICMPVAGKLKMRSSQEMEVRELVVEGVLSLSSGENPRIVEQKLACFLPPKQRELAED, from the coding sequence ATGGATATTGCAACAATTTTAGGCGTGGTCGGATCTTTCGTCCTGGTCGTCCTTGCTATCGGACCAAGCGGTCTTGGAGCCTTCATAAACGTGCCCTCGCTGATTATCGTTGTCGGCGGAACCATGGGCGCCACCATGATCAACTATCCTCTTAAAGAGATATTGGGCATCGTGGGCGTGGCCATGAAAACGGTTTTCGCCAAAGAGGCTTCCGCCAAGGACACTATCGCCAAGTTCATGGATTTCGCCCAAAAGGCCCGTCGCGAGGGCATCCTGTCCCTGGAAGGGGATATTAAGGAGTTGGAGGATGAATTCATGAAAAAGGGCATCCAACTGGCCATTGACGGCTTGGAGCCCAACGCCATCCGCGAGATTATGGAAACGGAAATCAACTACACCATGAACCGGCATAAGCTGGGCGCCGACATTTTCACCACCATCGGCACGTTTGCTCCGGCTTTGGGCATGGTGGGCACGCTCATCGGGCTGGTGCAGATGCTCCAGTCCATGGAGGACCCAAGCAGCATCGGTCCGGCCATGGCCGTGGCTCTGCTCACCACCTTTTACGGGGCCATTTTGGCCAATATTATATGCATGCCGGTCGCGGGTAAGCTCAAGATGCGCTCCTCCCAGGAAATGGAGGTGCGCGAGTTGGTGGTGGAGGGGGTCCTTTCCCTGTCTTCAGGGGAGAACCCGCGTATTGTCGAGCAAAAATTGGCCTGCTTCCTGCCGCCCAAACAGCGGGAGCTTGCCGAGGATTAA